Proteins from a single region of Candidatus Methanoperedens sp.:
- a CDS encoding transporter substrate-binding domain-containing protein encodes MHQALEYSQNENFQNYIKMRISPDSLLAIDMVKRMKSEKIVAVVAMIVLVGFSALCAWYLTGLPKMSSGASEQITIGIMPIESHALIYVAEDKGFFSENGLDVTIRDYNTGPAAIQGLLDNEVDISGSGEYVVVRSAFNKKNINIIASIDNYQVFYLAGRKDRGIENILDLKGKKIGVTQGSQAEFFLGRFLNLRGIRLQDITRIDVQTSQSVNAITNGSVDAVIYSRQYNDTIKDRLGDNGVFWPAQSSQLLYSVMASRNDWIASHPGTINRFLKSLVQAEEYTAKHPAEAKAIIQKRLNYKDAYMETVWSEHQFSLSLEQSLILMMEDEARWMIKNNLTSEKKTPDFLKYIYFDGLITIKPESVNIIR; translated from the coding sequence ATGCATCAGGCTCTGGAATACAGCCAGAATGAGAATTTCCAAAACTATATTAAGATGCGAATAAGTCCAGATTCATTGCTTGCTATTGATATGGTAAAACGAATGAAATCAGAAAAAATTGTAGCGGTGGTAGCTATGATAGTGCTGGTGGGTTTTAGTGCATTGTGTGCGTGGTACTTAACGGGTTTACCAAAAATGAGTTCAGGAGCCTCAGAGCAAATAACTATCGGGATAATGCCCATTGAATCACATGCATTAATCTATGTTGCCGAAGATAAGGGATTTTTTTCCGAAAATGGCCTCGATGTGACAATACGGGATTACAATACAGGACCTGCGGCAATCCAGGGATTGTTAGACAATGAAGTGGACATTTCAGGATCAGGCGAGTATGTTGTCGTTAGAAGCGCATTCAATAAAAAGAATATTAACATAATCGCAAGCATAGATAATTACCAGGTCTTCTATCTTGCTGGCCGCAAAGACAGGGGAATTGAAAACATTTTAGACTTGAAGGGAAAAAAGATCGGTGTTACGCAGGGAAGCCAGGCTGAATTCTTTCTTGGCAGATTTCTCAACCTGCGCGGCATTAGGTTGCAGGACATAACCCGTATTGATGTCCAGACGTCCCAATCCGTGAATGCCATAACAAATGGCAGCGTAGATGCGGTCATTTACAGTCGGCAGTATAATGATACTATCAAAGACAGGCTGGGTGACAATGGGGTATTCTGGCCAGCGCAAAGCAGCCAGCTGCTTTACAGCGTTATGGCTTCCAGAAACGACTGGATCGCCAGTCATCCCGGAACAATTAACAGGTTCCTGAAATCTCTTGTCCAGGCTGAAGAATATACGGCAAAGCATCCCGCTGAAGCAAAGGCTATAATACAAAAGAGACTGAACTATAAAGATGCGTATATGGAAACAGTATGGTCTGAACACCAGTTCTCCCTCTCACTTGAACAGTCGCTCATTCTCATGATGGAAGATGAAGCCCGGTGGATGATCAAGAATAACCTTACCAGTGAAAAGAAGACTCCAGATTTCCTCAAGTACATATATTTCGACGGCTTAATTACGATAAAGCCGGAATCTGTGAACATCATACGTTGA
- a CDS encoding PAS domain S-box protein, producing the protein MPGNRLMRFCENQKGKDDEMKKSADGINSRMNSGSPGEAGQVRSRGWSRWLGLIPIALIVMLTSLLAMLNIRASMVSPVLFPILNTLFIFSTYSLAAYFAARNFLRTGSWQLLLFGTGILMLGISATLAAWLSIAGGLNLVAKIHNVNALAASFLMLSVAAFAWKGVLPRKKPGRLRILISVYTIALAFVALVTVLALENLIPTFVNASGPTMLRQVIYGTAAAITGISAFWLLRLYSRSKADFLYWSCLGLMLITIGFTAGLFAVILSDSVSWLARIGLYFSGIYFIIAGLVARTDAQTRGMDIHELIAEFAKHANVNYEFLVNTASDAIIAVDNLGRILTWNPAAEKMFGYSRGEAVGSAFIYLLISPDDVDSYKKAAYAVDQDKENDGSSVTMELKVRRRNTEEFPVELRLASRKLSMGRLYITTLILRDITERKRAEEALQKSEQRWATTLASIGDAVISTDVDGRITFMNARAEELTGWMLAEAATKPITEVFNIINEYTFKEADNPVIRVLQEGTVVGLANHTILVKKDKTQVPIDDSGAPVRDTDGKIMGVVLVFRDITERKRAEEDLHKAHNELELRVQKRTAELKESNIILLAEITMHKQAKKKIEHLALFPELNPNPIIEINAEGTITFSNAATSQILKTLGIRDDARVFLPGDFEDIMKALKQEKEIQPFYRLVEVKDRIFSESIYVSKKLNVVHIYMNDITEYKKAEEKIREQAALIDKAQEAIGVRSLEHILTYWNKGAQRLYGWTAQEAIGKNPAEFLFKDNKEPPRLIEAKKIVLEKGEWIGELHQLTKEGKEVIVESHWTLIYDSEGKPKSILVVNTDITEKKMFESQLLRAQRMESIGILAGGIAHNLNNMLTPVMLSLQMLKGKFTDEHSRKLLSILENNSQRSADLIKQVLSFSQGVEGERNPLETKHIIFEIKKIAKETFPGNIEIRTDIPEDLITILGDATQLHQVIMNLCVNARDAMPDGGILTISAENFLVDENYARMHSEAKAGSYVAITVSDTGTGIPPDVLDRVFEPFFTTKEFGKGTGLGLSTSLAIVKSHGGFIKVHSEIGKGTQFSIYLPSTKTEIQSAQEQQLELLFGHGELILVVEDEDSVRKVTVSTLEKYGYSALAAEDGAEAVVLYARNKDKVRVILMDMMMPVMDGPASIRAIHKINPEVKVIAVSGLAEKDILEEVEDLANAFLPKPYTARKLLKTLDEVLSTR; encoded by the coding sequence ATGCCTGGAAACAGGTTGATGCGCTTTTGCGAGAATCAAAAAGGTAAGGATGATGAGATGAAAAAATCAGCTGATGGGATAAATTCAAGAATGAACAGCGGTAGCCCCGGTGAGGCTGGCCAGGTCCGGTCTCGCGGCTGGAGCCGCTGGCTGGGACTGATACCCATTGCGCTTATCGTGATGCTGACTTCACTATTAGCCATGTTAAATATTCGTGCAAGTATGGTCTCACCCGTTCTCTTCCCCATACTCAACACCCTGTTCATATTCAGCACGTATTCTCTTGCTGCATACTTTGCCGCGAGGAACTTCTTAAGAACCGGCTCATGGCAATTACTGTTGTTTGGCACCGGCATCCTGATGTTAGGTATATCTGCCACCCTCGCAGCATGGCTATCAATTGCAGGCGGGCTGAACCTGGTAGCGAAAATACATAATGTGAATGCCCTGGCAGCATCCTTCTTAATGCTCTCTGTAGCAGCTTTCGCCTGGAAAGGTGTATTACCAAGAAAAAAACCAGGTCGGCTACGGATCTTGATTAGCGTTTATACAATTGCACTGGCATTCGTAGCCCTGGTGACAGTGCTGGCTCTGGAGAATCTCATACCCACCTTCGTTAACGCTTCTGGCCCTACGATGCTAAGACAGGTCATATACGGGACGGCGGCGGCGATAACCGGGATTTCAGCTTTCTGGTTACTGCGTCTTTACTCCAGGTCAAAAGCCGATTTCCTATACTGGAGCTGTCTGGGACTTATGCTGATTACTATCGGCTTTACTGCCGGGCTTTTTGCGGTTATTCTCTCGGATTCGGTTAGCTGGCTCGCCAGGATAGGCTTGTATTTCAGCGGCATATACTTCATAATTGCAGGCCTTGTCGCCAGAACCGATGCACAGACCAGGGGTATGGATATCCATGAACTCATAGCTGAATTTGCCAAACATGCAAACGTAAACTATGAGTTTCTGGTCAATACTGCCAGCGATGCGATAATTGCTGTGGATAACCTGGGCAGGATATTGACGTGGAATCCAGCCGCAGAGAAAATGTTCGGCTATAGCCGGGGTGAGGCTGTAGGCTCAGCCTTTATTTATCTGTTAATCAGCCCCGATGACGTGGACTCTTACAAAAAGGCGGCATATGCAGTTGATCAGGATAAGGAAAACGATGGGTCTTCTGTGACTATGGAACTAAAAGTCAGGAGAAGAAACACAGAGGAGTTCCCGGTGGAACTGAGGCTGGCTTCAAGAAAGCTGTCAATGGGGCGGCTTTATATCACTACACTGATCCTGAGGGATATTACCGAACGCAAGCGGGCTGAAGAGGCGCTGCAAAAAAGCGAGCAGCGCTGGGCAACCACCCTGGCCAGCATCGGTGATGCGGTCATTTCCACCGATGTCGATGGCAGGATTACTTTCATGAATGCCAGGGCTGAAGAATTGACAGGCTGGATGCTCGCTGAGGCTGCGACAAAACCGATAACTGAGGTCTTCAATATCATCAACGAATACACCTTCAAGGAAGCTGATAACCCTGTTATCAGGGTGCTTCAGGAAGGGACAGTGGTCGGCCTTGCCAATCATACTATTCTGGTAAAAAAGGACAAAACTCAAGTCCCGATCGACGATAGCGGTGCACCTGTAAGAGACACTGACGGTAAGATCATGGGTGTGGTGCTGGTCTTTCGCGATATCACTGAGCGCAAGCGAGCTGAAGAAGATCTGCACAAAGCGCACAATGAATTAGAACTGCGTGTTCAGAAGAGGACAGCTGAACTGAAAGAATCTAATATAATATTACTGGCTGAAATCACCATGCATAAACAAGCCAAGAAAAAAATCGAACACCTTGCATTGTTCCCGGAGTTAAATCCGAACCCGATCATCGAAATAAATGCAGAAGGAACGATTACATTCTCCAATGCAGCGACTTCGCAAATCCTGAAGACATTAGGGATCCGGGACGATGCACGTGTCTTTTTGCCAGGTGATTTTGAAGATATCATGAAAGCCCTGAAACAGGAAAAAGAGATCCAACCTTTTTATCGCCTTGTTGAGGTCAAAGACAGAATATTCAGCGAGTCCATATATGTATCGAAAAAACTGAATGTTGTGCATATTTATATGAACGACATCACCGAGTACAAAAAGGCTGAGGAAAAAATAAGAGAACAGGCCGCACTCATTGATAAAGCACAGGAGGCTATAGGGGTCAGAAGCTTAGAGCACATCCTCACATACTGGAATAAAGGCGCACAACGCCTGTATGGCTGGACAGCACAGGAAGCTATAGGCAAAAATCCTGCTGAGTTCCTGTTTAAAGACAACAAAGAGCCACCCCGGCTCATTGAGGCAAAAAAGATTGTGCTTGAGAAGGGAGAGTGGATAGGCGAGCTGCATCAGCTTACGAAAGAAGGTAAAGAAGTAATTGTTGAAAGTCACTGGACCCTGATATATGACAGCGAAGGAAAACCGAAATCAATACTTGTTGTCAACACGGATATCACTGAAAAGAAAATGTTCGAGTCGCAATTATTACGAGCGCAGCGGATGGAAAGCATAGGCATTCTTGCAGGAGGCATAGCGCATAACCTCAACAATATGCTGACGCCGGTGATGCTATCCCTGCAAATGTTAAAAGGAAAATTCACAGATGAGCATAGCCGGAAATTGCTTTCTATTCTTGAAAATAACTCGCAGCGCAGCGCTGACTTAATAAAGCAGGTCCTGTCATTTTCACAGGGAGTCGAAGGTGAACGCAATCCTCTTGAAACAAAACATATTATCTTTGAAATTAAGAAGATCGCAAAAGAAACATTCCCAGGAAATATTGAAATCAGAACTGATATACCAGAAGATCTCATTACCATCCTGGGAGATGCCACACAACTGCACCAGGTTATAATGAACCTGTGCGTGAATGCCCGTGATGCTATGCCGGATGGAGGTATTCTGACAATCTCGGCTGAAAATTTCTTAGTTGATGAGAACTATGCACGGATGCATTCCGAAGCTAAAGCGGGTTCTTATGTTGCCATTACAGTTTCGGATACCGGGACAGGTATTCCTCCTGATGTACTTGATAGGGTTTTTGAACCGTTCTTCACGACAAAGGAGTTTGGAAAAGGAACCGGACTTGGCCTGTCAACGTCTCTTGCTATTGTAAAAAGTCATGGCGGTTTCATAAAAGTACACAGCGAGATTGGAAAAGGGACGCAATTCAGCATATATTTGCCGTCGACTAAAACCGAGATTCAAAGTGCACAGGAACAACAGCTTGAATTGCTCTTCGGGCATGGAGAATTGATTCTTGTTGTCGAAGATGAAGATTCTGTCCGCAAGGTTACTGTTTCGACACTGGAAAAATACGGGTATAGTGCGCTTGCAGCCGAAGATGGTGCGGAGGCGGTAGTATTGTATGCCCGGAATAAGGATAAAGTCAGAGTTATCCTTATGGATATGATGATGCCTGTCATGGATGGTCCTGCGAGCATCCGGGCGATTCATAAAATAAACCCTGAGGTTAAGGTTATTGCGGTTAGCGGATTAGCTGAGAAAGACATCCTTGAGGAGGTTGAAGACCTTGCAAACGCGTTCTTGCCAAAACCTTACACTGCCCGGAAGCTGCTCAAAACCTTAGATGAAGTTTTGAGCACCAGGTAA
- a CDS encoding PAS domain S-box protein — translation MGITDLQEMSVEEVQSLVHELKTHQIELEMQNEELCKAQNELERSRNEYADLYDFAPIGYFIFDKSGQILDVNLVGADKLGVERRLLIKKPFSLYVTPDSKDTFYLHLRQVFRTNIKRTCEIKLADKDGVQFDARLESLLVQGSEGKFGQCRTAIIDITEHKQIDKELEDSEERYRELAESIGEVFYAMDRDLRYTYWNTASEALTGILAKDAIGKSLFELFPELKETRAERLYRKVLETQKPERFVNKYRVKGKDRFFEINAYPSRFGLSIIAKDVTERKKAEKQIQEQAALLDKARDAIGVRDMEHHLTYWNKGAQRLYGWTAEEAIGKNADRLIYNKESPGLIEAKKSVIRNGEWTGELHQVTKDGKEIIVESRWTLMRDSEGKPKSILVINTDITEKKKIESQLLRAQRIESIGRLAGGIAHDLNNVLTPIILSLQMLKEKFKDEQSQRLLTILENNSERGAGLIKQVLSFARGVEGERNPLAAKHVIGEIEKVLKETFPRSIEIRTDIQKDLFTISGDATQLHQVLMNLCVNARDAMPDGGTLGITAYNFFIDKNYAQMHTDAKVGSYIVIAVSDTGTGIPPHILDRVFEPFFTTKETGKGTGLGLSTVLAVLKSHGGFITIYSEVEKGTTFRVYLPAIKTDETQKVEEQQAELPVGNGELILVAEDEGSIREITSSTLKSFGYRVLTASDGAEAVALHAKNKDEIKLVLMDLMMPVMDGEAGIRAIRKINSEVRIIAVSGLTEKDRLTKVAEHTDFFLPKPYTAWMLLKTIHKVLNAK, via the coding sequence ATGGGAATAACAGATCTGCAAGAAATGTCAGTTGAGGAAGTTCAGAGCCTTGTCCATGAATTGAAAACCCATCAGATCGAACTTGAAATGCAGAATGAGGAGCTTTGCAAAGCACAAAATGAACTCGAAAGATCACGTAACGAATATGCTGACCTGTATGATTTTGCTCCCATTGGTTATTTTATTTTTGATAAAAGCGGGCAGATTTTAGATGTTAATCTTGTCGGCGCTGATAAATTAGGTGTAGAAAGGCGGTTGTTGATCAAAAAACCATTTTCTCTTTATGTTACACCGGATAGCAAGGATACGTTTTATTTACACCTCAGACAGGTTTTCAGGACAAACATCAAACGAACCTGTGAAATCAAACTTGCAGATAAGGATGGGGTTCAGTTCGATGCCCGGCTGGAAAGCCTATTAGTGCAAGGTAGCGAAGGTAAATTCGGTCAATGCAGAACAGCAATAATCGACATTACTGAGCACAAACAGATTGATAAAGAATTAGAGGACAGCGAAGAGAGATACAGGGAGCTTGCTGAAAGCATAGGCGAGGTCTTTTATGCGATGGACAGGGATTTAAGATATACCTACTGGAACACTGCATCTGAAGCCCTTACAGGTATCCTGGCGAAGGATGCTATTGGAAAATCTCTCTTTGAGCTTTTCCCGGAGTTAAAAGAGACAAGGGCAGAGAGGTTGTACAGAAAAGTATTAGAAACACAGAAACCAGAGCGTTTCGTGAATAAGTATCGGGTTAAGGGCAAAGACCGCTTTTTTGAAATTAACGCCTATCCGTCCAGGTTCGGTCTTTCCATTATTGCCAAGGACGTCACTGAGCGTAAGAAGGCTGAGAAGCAAATACAGGAACAAGCTGCCCTTCTCGATAAAGCGCGGGATGCTATTGGAGTACGTGACATGGAACACCATCTCACCTACTGGAATAAAGGTGCACAGAGGCTATATGGCTGGACTGCAGAGGAAGCCATAGGCAAAAATGCTGACAGGCTTATATATAATAAAGAGTCACCCGGTCTTATTGAAGCTAAAAAAAGCGTTATCAGGAATGGCGAATGGACAGGTGAACTGCATCAGGTAACTAAAGATGGTAAAGAAATCATTGTAGAAAGTCGCTGGACTTTGATGCGTGATAGCGAAGGAAAACCAAAATCAATACTCGTCATAAACACTGATATCACAGAGAAGAAAAAGATTGAATCGCAATTATTGCGTGCCCAGAGGATAGAAAGCATTGGCAGGCTTGCTGGAGGTATTGCGCATGACCTTAACAATGTGTTGACACCGATAATACTATCTTTGCAAATGTTAAAAGAAAAATTCAAAGACGAGCAGAGCCAGAGATTGCTTACTATTCTTGAAAATAACTCGGAGCGCGGGGCCGGTTTAATAAAGCAGGTTCTGTCATTTGCACGGGGTGTCGAGGGTGAACGAAATCCTCTTGCTGCAAAACATGTTATCGGGGAAATTGAGAAAGTTTTAAAAGAGACATTTCCAAGATCAATTGAAATCCGAACGGATATACAGAAAGATCTCTTTACAATCTCCGGGGATGCTACACAACTGCACCAGGTTCTAATGAACCTGTGCGTGAACGCCCGCGATGCAATGCCAGATGGCGGCACATTGGGCATTACAGCTTATAATTTCTTTATTGATAAGAACTATGCTCAGATGCATACTGACGCAAAAGTCGGTTCATATATCGTTATCGCGGTCTCAGATACCGGAACAGGTATTCCTCCGCATATATTGGATAGGGTTTTTGAGCCGTTTTTTACGACGAAGGAAACTGGCAAAGGCACAGGACTGGGTCTTTCAACAGTTCTTGCAGTTTTGAAAAGTCATGGCGGGTTTATAACTATTTATAGCGAGGTTGAAAAGGGAACGACATTCAGGGTATATCTGCCTGCTATTAAAACAGACGAAACACAAAAAGTAGAAGAGCAACAGGCTGAATTGCCAGTAGGGAACGGGGAATTGATTCTCGTTGCTGAGGACGAAGGATCAATTCGTGAGATTACAAGTTCGACCCTGAAATCATTTGGATATAGAGTGCTTACAGCCAGTGATGGTGCAGAGGCAGTAGCTTTGCATGCTAAAAATAAAGATGAAATCAAACTTGTTCTTATGGATCTGATGATGCCTGTCATGGATGGTGAAGCAGGCATCCGGGCTATCCGTAAAATTAATTCCGAAGTCAGGATTATTGCAGTTAGCGGATTAACAGAAAAAGATAGACTTACGAAAGTCGCTGAACATACAGATTTTTTTTTGCCAAAGCCTTATACGGCCTGGATGCTGCTTAAAACCATACACAAGGTTTTAAACGCAAAATAG
- a CDS encoding PAS domain-containing protein — translation MAEKMAENKKKPKNNGRNATNSTSPAHENIVAIKQDQESQESAFPVVGMGASAGGLEALEKFFSNMPIDSGMAFVIVVHFYPTAKSVMAEILKRYTKMEVFQVEDGMKIEPNRVYIIPPNKDMAILQRTLHLYDPVVSRGIRHPIDFFFQSLADDQKENAICIILSGAGTEGTLGLKAIKGEGGMVMVQSMESAEYDGMPRSAIATGLVDYILSPEKIPEQLVSYVNQFYDTKLLKPERIVTEQIANYLQKIIILVKNQTEIDFSAYKKNTIIRRIERRMSLHQIGNMSDYVHYLQENQAEVQTLCKEFFIGVTSFFRDPAAFGALKEKVIPEILKNKKPDQPLRIWAPGCSTGEEAYSIAIAFKEYMDEVKNNFQVQIFATDIDRDSVEIGRSGVYPGNIAVNVSSERLNHFFIKNPDTYTIKKEIRDMVVFAPQNVITDPSFLRLDLISCRNLLIYLIPEAQKRLLFLFHYSLNPDGYLFLGSSETIGEFTDLYSAVDKKWKIYKRIGPRAHVPLMIEHAPMAPSVEIPKIGEMKTRAININIGEKIEKTLLDIHIPPCAIINEKGDILYIHGRTGKYLEPASGNFRSNISDMAREGLRTELNIAIHRVITQKKDVIFQDLNVKTNGAYQTIDLTVRPIKEPELQGLIMVTFQDVPSPRQSRSVRATYKSKQAKEHIAELENELKFTKENLQATIEELQTSNEELKSTNEELMSANEELQSTNEELSASKEELQSLNEELSTLNAEHQAQIGGLSNTVSDLNNVIASTEIATLFLDNDLRIKGYTPATTRVINLIKTDIGRPVSDIVSNIEDEDIYREVKEVLNTLVPKEKEILDKKGYWYLMRILPYRTVDNVVDGVVITFIDVTKRKLAEQNEKDARVYSESIVETIQQPIMVLDKDLKVISANPSFYSTFQVSPDETENKFIYDVGNGQWDIPQLRKLLEEIIPRSKQIKNFEVDHEFPGIGRKIMSLNARRIYQEGKGTEKIFLAIEEMIYPC, via the coding sequence ATGGCTGAAAAGATGGCTGAAAATAAAAAGAAACCAAAAAATAATGGAAGAAATGCTACTAATTCTACTTCCCCTGCCCATGAAAATATAGTGGCCATTAAACAGGATCAAGAAAGCCAGGAAAGCGCCTTTCCGGTAGTCGGCATGGGAGCTTCTGCAGGCGGGCTTGAGGCTTTAGAGAAATTTTTCAGCAATATGCCAATTGATAGCGGTATGGCCTTTGTCATCGTTGTGCACTTTTATCCTACTGCAAAAAGCGTCATGGCTGAGATATTAAAGAGATACACAAAAATGGAGGTATTCCAGGTAGAAGATGGGATGAAGATTGAACCAAACCGTGTGTACATCATTCCGCCTAATAAGGATATGGCAATACTGCAAAGGACATTGCACTTATATGATCCTGTAGTGAGCAGGGGTATCAGGCATCCGATCGATTTCTTTTTCCAATCTCTGGCAGATGACCAGAAAGAAAATGCCATTTGCATCATACTCTCAGGAGCGGGAACTGAAGGAACCCTGGGATTAAAAGCCATAAAAGGTGAAGGCGGCATGGTTATGGTTCAGAGTATGGAGTCTGCTGAATATGACGGCATGCCAAGAAGTGCAATAGCCACAGGACTTGTAGATTATATCCTGTCGCCGGAAAAAATACCAGAGCAACTGGTAAGCTATGTAAACCAATTTTATGATACGAAATTATTGAAACCTGAAAGAATCGTAACCGAACAAATTGCCAATTATTTACAGAAAATAATTATTTTGGTCAAAAATCAGACCGAGATTGATTTTTCTGCATACAAAAAGAATACTATCATTCGCAGAATTGAGCGGCGAATGAGCCTCCATCAAATCGGGAACATGTCAGATTATGTACATTACCTCCAGGAAAACCAGGCTGAGGTCCAGACCCTGTGCAAAGAATTTTTTATCGGAGTTACAAGTTTTTTCAGAGATCCTGCAGCTTTTGGAGCCCTCAAAGAAAAAGTAATACCGGAGATATTAAAAAATAAAAAACCTGATCAACCTTTGCGGATATGGGCTCCGGGCTGTTCAACAGGCGAAGAAGCATACTCTATAGCCATAGCCTTCAAGGAGTACATGGATGAGGTAAAAAATAATTTTCAAGTCCAGATTTTTGCAACTGATATTGACCGGGATTCTGTTGAAATAGGGCGTTCTGGTGTTTACCCGGGTAACATCGCAGTTAACGTGTCTTCTGAACGTTTAAATCATTTTTTTATAAAAAATCCAGATACATATACTATAAAAAAAGAGATAAGGGACATGGTTGTCTTCGCTCCTCAGAATGTTATAACCGATCCATCTTTTCTAAGGTTAGACCTGATAAGTTGTAGAAACTTATTGATCTATCTTATCCCAGAAGCACAGAAAAGGCTATTGTTCCTCTTTCATTACTCTTTAAATCCGGATGGGTACCTTTTCCTTGGCAGTTCTGAAACGATAGGTGAATTCACAGATCTCTACTCTGCCGTCGATAAAAAATGGAAAATTTATAAACGCATAGGACCGAGGGCACATGTACCTTTGATGATTGAACATGCCCCTATGGCTCCATCGGTTGAAATCCCGAAAATAGGTGAAATGAAAACAAGAGCGATAAATATCAACATTGGCGAAAAGATCGAAAAGACGCTGCTTGATATCCACATACCTCCATGCGCTATTATAAATGAGAAAGGCGATATCCTCTATATCCATGGAAGAACAGGTAAATATCTTGAGCCTGCCTCCGGAAATTTCCGTTCTAATATCAGTGATATGGCACGTGAAGGCTTAAGGACTGAATTGAATATAGCTATTCATAGAGTTATAACACAAAAAAAGGATGTTATCTTTCAGGATTTGAATGTAAAAACTAATGGCGCTTATCAAACCATTGATTTAACGGTCAGGCCTATAAAAGAACCGGAATTGCAGGGACTGATAATGGTCACCTTCCAGGATGTCCCATCTCCCAGGCAGTCAAGGTCAGTCAGAGCAACTTACAAATCAAAACAAGCTAAAGAGCATATTGCAGAGCTTGAAAATGAATTAAAGTTCACCAAAGAGAATCTCCAGGCTACAATAGAGGAACTTCAGACATCCAATGAAGAACTTAAATCAACCAATGAGGAGTTGATGTCTGCTAATGAGGAACTGCAAAGTACCAATGAGGAACTGAGTGCATCAAAAGAGGAACTCCAATCGCTTAATGAGGAACTGTCAACGCTTAACGCTGAACATCAGGCTCAAATTGGAGGGCTATCAAACACAGTTAGCGACCTGAACAATGTAATCGCAAGCACGGAAATTGCCACGCTCTTTCTGGATAACGACCTTCGAATTAAAGGTTATACCCCTGCAACCACAAGAGTAATCAACCTTATTAAAACTGATATTGGACGCCCTGTTAGTGACATTGTTTCAAATATAGAAGATGAAGACATATATAGAGAAGTTAAGGAAGTGCTCAATACTCTGGTTCCTAAGGAAAAAGAAATACTTGATAAAAAAGGGTACTGGTATTTAATGAGGATCTTACCCTATCGAACCGTAGACAATGTCGTAGATGGCGTTGTTATCACATTCATTGATGTCACTAAGCGCAAGCTGGCAGAGCAGAATGAGAAGGATGCACGGGTATACTCAGAGAGCATTGTAGAAACGATACAGCAACCCATCATGGTGCTGGATAAAGACCTGAAGGTAATATCTGCAAATCCGTCTTTTTACAGCACGTTTCAAGTTTCACCAGATGAAACTGAGAACAAATTCATCTACGATGTAGGCAATGGTCAGTGGGACATTCCCCAATTAAGAAAATTGCTGGAAGAAATCATACCCAGGAGTAAACAAATTAAAAATTTCGAGGTTGATCATGAGTTCCCCGGCATAGGGCGAAAGATAATGTCACTGAATGCCCGCCGAATCTATCAGGAGGGAAAAGGCACAGAGAAAATATTTCTGGCTATAGAAGAGATGATTTATCCTTGTTAA
- a CDS encoding type II toxin-antitoxin system HicB family antitoxin, whose product MYRFLVVIEKADNNYSAYSPDLPGCVATGATREEAENNIYEAIEMHIHGLIEDKLPIPESKSFAEYVAVAETSIEQTT is encoded by the coding sequence ATGTATCGTTTCCTTGTTGTGATCGAAAAAGCGGATAATAATTATTCGGCATATTCGCCGGACTTACCGGGTTGTGTGGCTACAGGTGCAACTCGTGAAGAAGCTGAAAACAACATTTATGAAGCTATTGAAATGCATATACACGGGTTAATAGAGGACAAGTTACCTATTCCAGAATCAAAGTCATTTGCAGAATATGTGGCTGTTGCAGAAACAAGCATTGAGCAAACAACTTAA